A window of Bos taurus isolate L1 Dominette 01449 registration number 42190680 breed Hereford chromosome 8, ARS-UCD2.0, whole genome shotgun sequence contains these coding sequences:
- the OR13F1B gene encoding olfactory receptor family 13 subfamily F member 1B: MDKTNATVISNFIFLGFTHYPKVEITIFMLCLLMYLITLLGNSILILVSVLDSHLHTPMYFFFSNLSCLDIWYTSSALTPMLANFISGRNTISFSGCAAQMYFSLAMGSTECVLLSVMAYDRYVAICNPLRYPIIMNKKICVRIAAGSWVTGSFTALVETVSVLQLSLCGSGVINHFTCEILALLKLACVDTSKVQLIMLVISVLLLPMPMLLICISYAFILSSILRISSLDGRSKAFSTCAAHLSVVVLFYGTALSMYLKPSNIDSQEIDKFIALVYAGITPMLNPIIYSLRNREVKVAVKKLLVKNSLCSFSL, translated from the coding sequence atggaCAAGACAAATGCAAcagtcatttctaattttatttttctgggatttaCTCACTATCCCAAAGTTGAAATCACCATATTTATGCTGTGCTTGCTGATGTACTTGATCACCTTACTGGGTAATAGTATTCTGATCTTGGTTAGTGTCCTGGATTCTCACCTACAcacacccatgtacttcttcTTCAGCAACCTGTCATGTCTGGACATCTGGTATACTTCTTCTGCCCTGACTCCAATGCTGGCAAATTTTATTTCAGGGAGAAACACCATCTCATTCTCAGGGTGTGCTGCTCAGATGTACTTCTCTCTGGCCATGGGCTCAACTGAGTGTGTGCTCCTGTCTGTGATGGCGTATGACCGATATGTAGCCATCTGCAACCCCCTGAGATACCCCATCATCATGAACAAGAAGATTTGTGTTCGGATTGCAGCTGGCTCGTGGGTGACAGGCTCCTTCACTGCCCTGGTGGAAACTGTGTCTGTGTTGCAGCTGTCACTGTGTGGAAGTGGTGTCATCAATCATTTCACTTGTGAGATTCTGGCCCTCCTGAAACTGGCTTGTGTAGACACTTCCAAGGTGCAGTTAATCATGCTGGTGATCAGTGTACTTCTTCTTCCTATGCCAATGCTCctcatttgtatttcttatgCATTCATCCTCTCTAGCATCCTAAGAATCAGCTCATTGGATGGTCGAAGCAAAGCTTTTTCAACATGTGCTGCCCACCTGAGTGTAGTGGTTTTATTCTATGGGACAGCTCTCTCCATGTACCTGAAGCCATCAAATATAGATTCACAGGAAATAGATAAATTTATAGCCTTGGTATATGCTGGCATAACCCCCATGTTGAATCCTATCATTTATAGTTTACGGAACAGAGAAGTGAAAGTGGCTGTGAAAAAATTGCTGGTTAAGAACTCTCTGTGCTCTTTCAGTCTCTAG
- the OR13C2 gene encoding olfactory receptor family 13 subfamily C member 2 gives MEWENQTILVEFFLKGLSGYPRLELLFYVLVLIMYVVILLGNGTLILISILDSHLHTPMYFFLGNLSFLDICYTTVSIPPVLVSFLSEKKTISFSGCAVQMFLGLAMGTTECVLLGMMAFDRYVAICNPLRYSVIMSKGSYVPMAAGSWIIGVVNSAVQTGCVVQLPFCRNNVINHFTCEILAVMKLACADISGNEFIMLVATTLFIMTPLLLIIISYTLIIISILRIRSSEGRSKVFSTCSAHLTVVIIFYGTILFMYMKPKSKETLNSDDMDATDKLVSVFYGVMTPMINPLIYSLRNKDVKEAVKHLLRRKVFNK, from the coding sequence atggaatgggaaaaccAAACCATTCTGGTGGAATTTTTTCTGAAGGGGCTTTCTGGTTATCCAAGGCTTGAGCTACTCTTTTATGTGCTTGTCTTAATAATGTATGTGGTCATCCTTCTGGGGAATGGTACCCTTATTCTCATCAGCATCTTAGACTCCCACCTTCACACCCCTATGTACTTCTTCCTGGGGAACCTCTCCTTCCTGGACATCTGCTACACCACTGTCTCCATTCCCCCTGTGCTGGTGAGCTTCCTTTCAGAGAAAAAGACCATCTCCTTCTCTGGATGTGCTGTGCAGATGTTCCTTGGCTTGGCCATGGGGACAACAGAGTGTGTGCTCCTGGGCATGATGGCCTTTGACCGGTATGTGGCTATTTGCAACCCTCTGAGATATTCTGTCATCATGAGCAAGGGTTCCTATGTGCCCATGGCAGCTGGCTCCTGGATCATAGGAGTTGTCAACTCTGCAGTACAAACTGGGTGTGTAGTACAATTGCCCTTCTGCAGGAATAATGTCATCAATCACTTCACCTGTGAAATTCTGGCTGTAATGAAATTGGCCTGTGCTGATATCTCAGGTAACGAGTTCATCATGCTTGTGGCCACAACCTTATTCATAATGACACCATTATTGTTAATCATTATCTCTTACACATTAATTATTATCAGCATCCTCAGAATTCGCTCTTCTGAGGGGAGAAGCAAAGTCTTCTCTACCTGCTCAGCCCACTTGACTGTGGTGATAATATTCTACGGAACCATTCTCTTCATGTACATGAAGCCCAAGTCTAAAGAGACACTTAATTCAGATGACATGGATGCTACTGACAAACTTGTATCTGTGTTCTATGGCGTGATGACTCCGATGATTAATCCTTTAATCTACAGTCTCAGGAACAAGGATGTGAAGGAAGCAGTAAAACACTTACTGAGAAGAAAAGTTTTTAATAAGTAA